The following are encoded together in the Clostridiisalibacter paucivorans DSM 22131 genome:
- a CDS encoding sigma-54-dependent Fis family transcriptional regulator: MPNKFLLEKNEKILQARKAFINEGVLKREIVGDTIANSWLRCREKGVNAFKPNIKTELTDKELSKRYEKFEFLLKMAQPFMESLYKIVGNTGFIVRLTDKEGYVLQVGGDTKLLEQHDNINMHKGCNVTEDIIGTNAIGTALVTGQPIQVLAAEHYCSLYHNWTSSACPIKDGKGKTIGVLSMSGIYDKVHPHTLGMVIASAEAIEYELKLDKTNKKLRMANKHFHAIMESISEGLISMDNKGIIKRVNFFARNLLNIKEEEVIGRNINYILDKRNSTKIFKGIELGRGYEEEEIYFKSKSGRKIACIVNVTPIKDIESNKVEGIVITFKEAKVVHNLVNKIVGAVARFTFDDILGESKQIKQAIKLAKVSAKTNATILLLGESGTGKEMFAQAIHNESNRRRNPFVFLNCGAIPRELVASELFGYVEGAFTGAKKGGHPGKFELADGGTIFLDEIGDMPLDTQANLLRVIETKEVVRVGGHDVVPVDVRVIAATHKNLKKEVELGNFRRDLYYRLNVMPIKIPSLTERKEDIRIFIDYFLKKFSKRMGKNIKGINNGFYQGMLKYNWPGNVRELQNVMQLVINTAENNQVLRYEQLPTHMIEVNHVENANGYDKLLTLEEIEKSAIAKTIQEVSGNMSMASKILGIGRSTLYRKIRKYGLDHVLK; this comes from the coding sequence ATGCCCAACAAATTCCTGCTAGAAAAGAATGAAAAAATTCTACAGGCAAGGAAGGCCTTTATTAATGAAGGTGTATTAAAGAGGGAAATAGTAGGAGATACTATAGCCAATTCATGGTTAAGGTGTAGAGAAAAGGGAGTAAATGCCTTTAAACCAAATATAAAAACAGAATTAACAGACAAGGAATTATCTAAAAGATATGAAAAGTTTGAATTTTTATTGAAGATGGCCCAGCCTTTTATGGAAAGTCTATATAAAATTGTAGGCAATACTGGATTTATAGTTAGACTTACAGACAAAGAAGGCTATGTACTTCAAGTTGGAGGAGATACTAAGCTATTGGAACAGCATGACAATATCAATATGCATAAAGGTTGTAATGTAACGGAAGATATAATAGGTACCAATGCAATAGGTACGGCTCTTGTTACTGGCCAACCTATTCAAGTATTAGCAGCAGAGCATTATTGTAGTCTTTACCATAATTGGACATCATCAGCATGTCCCATAAAAGATGGAAAGGGTAAAACTATAGGTGTATTGAGTATGTCTGGAATTTATGATAAAGTGCATCCCCATACATTGGGAATGGTTATAGCATCTGCAGAGGCTATAGAATATGAGCTTAAATTAGATAAAACCAATAAAAAACTTAGAATGGCTAATAAGCATTTTCATGCCATTATGGAATCCATATCCGAAGGACTTATTTCTATGGATAATAAAGGTATAATAAAAAGGGTAAATTTTTTTGCTAGGAATCTTTTAAATATAAAAGAAGAAGAAGTAATAGGAAGAAATATAAATTATATATTGGATAAAAGAAATAGTACTAAAATCTTTAAAGGAATCGAATTAGGTAGGGGATATGAAGAAGAAGAAATATATTTTAAAAGTAAATCTGGACGGAAGATAGCATGTATAGTAAATGTTACGCCTATAAAGGATATAGAATCCAATAAGGTAGAAGGTATAGTTATAACATTTAAAGAAGCTAAAGTAGTGCATAATTTGGTAAATAAGATTGTAGGTGCAGTTGCTAGATTTACTTTCGATGACATATTAGGAGAAAGTAAACAGATTAAACAAGCTATAAAATTGGCAAAGGTATCAGCCAAAACTAATGCTACTATTTTATTATTGGGTGAAAGTGGAACAGGCAAGGAAATGTTTGCTCAAGCCATACACAATGAAAGCAATAGAAGAAGAAATCCATTTGTGTTTTTAAACTGCGGAGCTATCCCTAGAGAGTTAGTTGCCAGTGAATTATTTGGATATGTGGAAGGAGCCTTCACAGGTGCAAAGAAGGGAGGGCACCCTGGAAAGTTTGAATTGGCCGATGGAGGAACTATTTTTTTAGATGAGATAGGAGATATGCCTTTAGATACTCAAGCAAATTTGTTAAGGGTTATAGAGACTAAAGAAGTGGTAAGAGTGGGAGGGCATGATGTTGTACCAGTAGATGTTAGAGTAATTGCAGCCACTCATAAGAATTTAAAAAAAGAGGTTGAACTAGGAAATTTTAGAAGGGATTTATATTATAGATTAAATGTAATGCCTATAAAAATACCTTCTTTAACAGAACGGAAAGAGGATATAAGGATATTCATAGACTATTTCTTAAAAAAGTTTAGTAAGAGAATGGGAAAGAATATAAAGGGTATAAATAATGGATTCTATCAAGGGATGCTAAAGTATAATTGGCCAGGAAATGTGAGAGAGTTACAGAATGTAATGCAATTAGTTATAAATACAGCTGAAAATAATCAAGTATTAAGGTATGAACAACTACCTACACATATGATAGAGGTAAATCATGTTGAAAATGCCAATGGATATGATAAATTATTAACTTTAGAAGAGATAGAAAAGAGTGCTATAGCAAAAACTATACAAGAAGTATCAGGAAATATGTCTATGGCATCGAAAATTCTAGGCATTGGAAGAAGTACACTTTACAGGAAAATAAGGAAGTATGGACTGGACCATGTGTTAAAATGA
- a CDS encoding fumarylacetoacetate hydrolase family protein, which produces MYFLTYNYNKKTEPGLMDNDKNNIIPLKNIFNKLDLDFNGDLNSLIDIFNKDLFEQISEIIKNWDGKLIPLDDVKLCAPIPYPKKNLICLGKNYLDHAKETMGLKGSEDNIPKYPIYFNKSANPAIGDGDIILNHRDITNMIDYEVELAIVIGKDGINIPKEDAEDHIFGYTIVNDISARNIQRKHGQWFKGKSLETFCPMGPFLVHKSQIPFPVELNLICKINSEIRQDSNTKNLIFDIPYIISDLSKGMYLRKGDIIATGTPSGVGLGFKPFKFLKSGDLIECTIEKIGTLSNKMA; this is translated from the coding sequence ATGTATTTTTTAACTTATAACTACAATAAAAAAACTGAACCAGGATTAATGGACAATGATAAGAATAATATCATACCACTAAAAAACATTTTTAATAAATTAGATTTAGACTTTAATGGAGATTTGAATTCTCTAATAGACATTTTTAACAAGGATTTATTTGAACAAATAAGTGAAATAATAAAAAATTGGGATGGAAAATTAATTCCATTGGATGATGTTAAACTATGTGCTCCTATACCTTACCCAAAGAAAAACTTAATATGTCTTGGGAAAAATTACTTAGACCATGCCAAAGAAACGATGGGGCTTAAAGGGTCAGAAGATAATATCCCAAAATATCCAATATATTTTAATAAATCCGCTAACCCTGCCATAGGAGATGGGGACATTATTTTAAACCATAGAGATATAACTAATATGATAGATTATGAAGTAGAACTAGCAATTGTTATAGGTAAAGATGGAATAAATATCCCAAAAGAGGATGCTGAAGATCATATATTTGGATACACTATAGTAAATGATATATCTGCAAGAAATATTCAGAGAAAACATGGACAGTGGTTCAAAGGAAAAAGTTTAGAAACCTTTTGTCCCATGGGCCCATTCTTGGTACACAAATCTCAAATTCCATTCCCAGTTGAGCTAAACCTAATTTGTAAAATAAATAGTGAAATAAGACAAGATTCCAATACTAAAAACCTTATTTTTGATATTCCCTATATAATAAGCGATTTATCTAAAGGCATGTATTTAAGAAAAGGAGATATTATCGCTACAGGTACACCTTCTGGCGTAGGTTTAGGATTTAAGCCCTTTAAGTTTTTAAAATCTGGTGATTTAATAGAATGTACTATAGAAAAAATAGGTACCCTTAGTAATAAAATGGCTTAA
- the mbhE gene encoding hydrogen gas-evolving membrane-bound hydrogenase subunit E — protein sequence MRKAVSILLAIGIIVILLVGVNELPKFGRPHNPSDNYVEHRYVEKGVEETGALNIVTGIILDYRALDTFVEATVLFTGAMTVLVVLKKDQDEMDRRKK from the coding sequence ATGAGAAAGGCAGTATCTATACTTTTAGCTATAGGTATTATCGTAATATTGTTAGTAGGAGTAAATGAACTCCCTAAATTTGGGAGACCCCATAATCCATCAGATAATTATGTGGAACATAGGTATGTTGAAAAAGGTGTAGAGGAAACAGGTGCGTTAAATATTGTAACAGGCATAATATTAGACTATAGAGCATTGGACACATTTGTTGAGGCCACGGTTTTATTTACTGGTGCAATGACAGTCTTAGTAGTTTTGAAGAAGGATCAAGATGAAATGGACAGGAGGAAAAAATGA
- a CDS encoding MnhB domain-containing protein — MNTVILKEVTKLVIPFIQVFGIYVIFHGHLSPGGGFAGGTIIGASLILYRLVMGSEKASKKFSYNRLIKILSFALIIYGILKGFSFITGGSHIEGFSMPLGNAGNILSGGYLLPLNICVGAIVSVTVYFFFSLFYEGHI; from the coding sequence ATGAATACAGTTATATTGAAGGAAGTTACAAAACTTGTAATACCTTTTATTCAGGTATTTGGTATATATGTGATATTTCATGGACATTTATCTCCTGGAGGGGGATTTGCAGGTGGAACTATAATCGGAGCTAGTTTAATACTATATAGGTTGGTTATGGGAAGTGAAAAGGCATCTAAGAAATTTAGCTATAATAGGCTTATTAAGATATTGTCCTTTGCATTGATAATATATGGGATTTTAAAGGGATTTAGTTTTATTACAGGGGGGAGTCATATAGAGGGGTTTTCTATGCCATTGGGTAATGCAGGAAATATATTGAGTGGTGGGTATCTTTTACCACTTAATATATGTGTAGGAGCTATAGTATCTGTTACAGTTTATTTCTTTTTCAGTTTATTTTATGAAGGACATATATAG
- a CDS encoding hydrogenase subunit MbhD domain-containing protein, producing MKIFSIVMLLILIGSSIAVSALKNMLSSIIVFMVYSLIMAILWQQLNAPDLAITEAAVGAGITTLLFVLTLKRIKGVGK from the coding sequence ATGAAGATATTTAGTATTGTAATGCTTTTAATACTTATTGGCTCATCAATAGCAGTTTCTGCTTTAAAGAATATGTTAAGTAGTATTATTGTGTTTATGGTTTATAGTCTTATAATGGCAATATTATGGCAGCAGCTCAATGCACCAGATTTAGCCATTACAGAGGCAGCTGTAGGTGCAGGGATAACAACATTGCTATTTGTGCTTACATTGAAAAGGATTAAGGGGGTCGGAAAATGA
- a CDS encoding complex I subunit 5 family protein: MINIEFFKNFPLIIILMLFITSFTMPIIKNKKIVKGLSIVSMIISMILSVLTYVYVRTNGSFFYRVGHWDAPWGIEFQIGIIEGIMSILFTGVATLILWYSIYSAEKDIKDNRIPLYYLLINILIGSLLGIAYTNDLFNGFVFVEVSTLASCGIIVVKDKKENIKATLKYLVLGSLGSGLVLMGIAFIYSITGNLNMTFVHKEIINVYESYQKTILITMGLFTIGLGVKSAMFPLHVWLPDAHSSAPSTSSALLSALVLKAFVLFLIKILYRMFGFEIVSVFPILKLILILGSLGMIVGSVLAILQKDIKRVIAYSSVAQMGYIFYGIGLGNELGLGIAYFHIIGHAVTKSSLFLSVGSMIEQTGKKKLDDLKGIGKEMPVTLAIFTLGALSMVGIPVLPGFISKWYLSLASIESGKIVYLGVVLLSSLLNAIYYFPVVINGYFGEENLKGKIYKGKNKPIKELLPVLLLTASMIIVGIMSKEIIGIIMTGIKG; this comes from the coding sequence GTGATTAACATAGAATTTTTCAAGAATTTTCCGTTAATAATTATTTTGATGCTATTTATTACTTCTTTTACTATGCCTATAATAAAAAATAAAAAGATTGTTAAAGGACTAAGTATAGTTTCGATGATCATATCAATGATATTGTCTGTACTAACTTATGTATATGTAAGGACCAATGGTAGCTTCTTTTATAGGGTAGGACATTGGGATGCTCCTTGGGGTATTGAATTTCAGATAGGAATCATAGAAGGAATAATGTCTATATTATTTACTGGAGTAGCTACATTGATATTGTGGTATTCAATATATAGTGCTGAAAAAGATATTAAAGATAATAGAATACCTCTATACTATTTATTGATAAATATATTAATAGGGTCACTATTGGGGATTGCCTATACAAATGATTTATTTAATGGATTTGTATTTGTAGAAGTAAGCACATTGGCTTCATGTGGAATTATAGTAGTAAAGGATAAAAAAGAAAATATAAAGGCAACATTAAAATATCTAGTACTAGGTAGCTTAGGTTCAGGTCTTGTACTGATGGGTATAGCATTTATTTATTCTATAACTGGTAATTTGAATATGACATTTGTTCATAAAGAGATAATAAATGTATATGAATCATATCAAAAGACTATTTTGATAACTATGGGATTATTTACTATTGGTCTTGGAGTTAAGAGCGCAATGTTTCCGTTACACGTCTGGCTTCCCGATGCTCATTCCAGTGCTCCATCCACATCTAGTGCATTATTGTCTGCTCTTGTCTTAAAGGCATTTGTATTATTTTTGATTAAAATATTATATAGGATGTTTGGGTTTGAGATAGTTAGTGTATTCCCCATACTTAAATTAATACTAATATTAGGTAGTCTTGGCATGATAGTGGGCTCAGTATTGGCTATATTACAAAAAGATATAAAGAGAGTTATTGCATATTCTAGTGTGGCACAGATGGGATATATATTTTATGGTATAGGGCTAGGCAATGAATTGGGATTGGGCATAGCATATTTTCATATTATAGGTCATGCTGTAACTAAATCTTCTCTATTCTTATCAGTAGGGTCTATGATAGAACAGACAGGAAAGAAAAAACTAGATGATTTGAAAGGCATAGGAAAAGAAATGCCTGTAACATTGGCTATATTTACTTTAGGGGCATTATCCATGGTAGGGATACCAGTATTGCCAGGATTTATTAGTAAATGGTATTTATCTTTGGCCAGTATAGAAAGTGGTAAAATAGTCTATTTAGGAGTGGTGCTTTTAAGTAGTTTATTAAATGCTATTTATTATTTTCCTGTAGTTATTAATGGATATTTTGGAGAAGAAAATCTAAAGGGCAAAATATATAAAGGTAAAAATAAGCCTATAAAAGAGTTATTGCCTGTATTATTGTTAACAGCCAGTATGATAATAGTAGGTATTATGTCTAAAGAAATAATAGGTATTATAATGACAGGAATTAAAGGATAG
- the mnhG gene encoding monovalent cation/H(+) antiporter subunit G: MKILIMTILLCGGLFFFCVGTIGLLRFPDLFTRAHSAAKCDTLGAFLCLLALIIYSGFNFSSLKLLLIILFLWLTNPTATHLIAKAAYNTKKSFGVNENEDI, translated from the coding sequence TTGAAAATTTTAATTATGACTATATTGTTATGTGGAGGATTATTTTTCTTTTGCGTTGGAACAATAGGTCTTTTGAGATTTCCAGATTTGTTTACTAGGGCACATAGTGCTGCAAAATGTGATACATTGGGGGCATTCTTATGTTTATTGGCACTTATTATATATAGTGGATTTAATTTTTCAAGTTTAAAGCTTTTGTTGATAATTTTATTTCTATGGTTGACAAATCCCACTGCAACTCATCTAATAGCTAAGGCAGCATATAATACAAAAAAATCCTTTGGAGTGAATGAAAATGAAGATATTTAG
- a CDS encoding monovalent cation/H+ antiporter complex subunit F — protein sequence MEYKLFVFAIIFLSITVILCMIRAVKGPTPADRLISINVIGTKTIVIISIVSFILRETYFIDVVLVYALISFIASIAISNIIERSGGKSH from the coding sequence ATGGAATATAAATTATTTGTTTTTGCAATTATTTTTTTATCGATAACTGTAATTTTATGTATGATTAGGGCAGTAAAGGGACCTACTCCTGCTGATAGATTAATATCTATAAATGTTATAGGAACTAAGACCATAGTTATTATTTCCATAGTGTCCTTTATATTAAGGGAAACTTATTTTATAGATGTGGTTTTAGTATATGCCCTTATTAGCTTCATAGCATCTATTGCTATATCAAATATTATTGAAAGAAGTGGAGGAAAAAGCCATTGA
- a CDS encoding phospho-sugar mutase: MEFKKTYRQWIENDYIDKDTKRELENIKDDEEEIRDRFHQELEFGTAGLRGKIGAGTNRMNKYIISKATQGLADTIKSRGKQAMDRGVAIAYDTRHFSDFFAKTAALVLAANGIKVYLFEDVRPTPELSYAVRRLNTISGIVVTASHNPKDYNGYKVYWEEGSQILSNIADEITSNIKNISDYSKIKTIDEEEAQEKGLLEYIGTEIDNEYIEKVKDLAIREEIDKDIKIVYTPLNGTGNEPVRRVLKERNFNNIIVVPEQENPDPDFTTVGYPNPEDPKAFKYAQELGKKVDADLLIATDPDCDRVSCMVNMDSGEYIALNGNQIGALLINYVLESRKEQGTLPRNGVIIKSIVTGDLGKVIAESYGVKTIETLTGFKNICGKVNEIEKNGEEKFIFGYEESIGYVYGTFVRDKDAVISSMLLAEAAAYYKTKDKTLLDVLMDIYDTHGYYVEDLVNIILEGVEGKNRISRMMEQYGRDYPIDFDGIKVKKVIDFRTGEIKDIEDGSIAQDKRNLKTNGLKFILEDGSWYAIRPSGTEPKLKIYIYGKSDSLPHGRNKLDLIATEVKKRLNSID; the protein is encoded by the coding sequence ATGGAATTTAAAAAAACATATAGACAGTGGATTGAAAATGATTATATTGATAAAGATACCAAGAGGGAATTAGAAAATATAAAAGACGATGAGGAAGAGATAAGGGATAGGTTTCATCAGGAATTGGAATTTGGCACTGCTGGACTTAGAGGCAAGATAGGGGCAGGAACCAATAGGATGAATAAATACATAATATCTAAGGCAACTCAAGGTCTTGCAGATACTATTAAATCTAGAGGAAAACAAGCTATGGATAGAGGAGTGGCTATAGCCTATGACACTAGACATTTTTCGGATTTTTTTGCTAAAACTGCTGCATTGGTATTGGCTGCAAATGGCATAAAGGTGTATTTGTTTGAAGATGTTAGACCAACTCCTGAACTGTCTTATGCAGTTAGAAGGCTTAATACTATTTCGGGGATAGTAGTAACGGCTAGTCATAACCCCAAAGATTATAATGGGTATAAGGTGTATTGGGAAGAAGGATCTCAAATATTATCTAATATTGCAGATGAAATAACTTCAAATATTAAAAATATATCAGACTATTCTAAGATTAAAACTATAGATGAAGAAGAGGCACAAGAAAAAGGCCTCTTAGAATATATAGGTACTGAAATAGATAATGAATACATCGAAAAGGTTAAGGATTTAGCTATTAGAGAAGAAATAGATAAGGATATAAAGATAGTATATACTCCACTAAATGGAACAGGAAACGAACCAGTTAGAAGGGTATTAAAAGAAAGGAATTTTAATAATATAATAGTCGTACCTGAACAAGAAAATCCAGACCCTGATTTTACAACAGTGGGATATCCAAATCCTGAGGATCCAAAGGCATTCAAATATGCACAAGAATTGGGAAAAAAAGTAGATGCAGATTTGCTTATAGCGACAGACCCTGATTGTGATAGGGTGTCGTGTATGGTTAATATGGATAGTGGAGAATATATAGCTTTAAATGGAAATCAGATAGGTGCCTTGCTTATAAATTATGTATTGGAATCAAGGAAAGAGCAGGGGACATTGCCTAGAAATGGCGTAATAATAAAGTCTATAGTTACTGGTGACTTAGGTAAAGTAATAGCGGAGAGTTATGGAGTTAAAACTATAGAGACATTGACAGGATTCAAAAACATATGTGGAAAAGTAAATGAGATAGAAAAAAATGGAGAAGAAAAGTTTATATTTGGATATGAAGAGAGTATAGGCTATGTATATGGAACCTTCGTAAGGGATAAAGATGCAGTAATATCTTCTATGCTTTTGGCAGAAGCTGCAGCATATTATAAAACAAAGGATAAGACATTATTAGATGTGCTTATGGACATATATGATACTCATGGATATTATGTTGAGGATTTAGTTAATATTATATTAGAGGGAGTAGAAGGTAAAAATAGAATATCTAGGATGATGGAACAGTACGGAAGAGATTATCCCATAGATTTTGATGGAATTAAAGTAAAAAAAGTTATAGATTTCAGAACGGGAGAGATAAAGGATATAGAAGATGGAAGTATAGCTCAAGATAAAAGAAATCTTAAGACTAATGGACTTAAATTTATATTGGAGGATGGTTCGTGGTATGCCATAAGACCTTCGGGAACAGAGCCAAAACTTAAAATATATATATATGGGAAATCAGATTCATTACCACATGGTAGAAATAAGTTAGATCTAATAGCTACAGAGGTAAAGAAAAGATTAAACTCAATAGATTAG
- a CDS encoding sodium:proton antiporter: protein MEGLITNYLETGSIILFGVGFATLLMHNNLIKKIIGMNIMDTAVFLFFIAKGYIAGREAPIIRGAHKGVDAYINPVPTALMLTGIVVAVSITAFALALTIRLYEKYGTIELNEIMKMRSD, encoded by the coding sequence ATGGAAGGATTGATTACTAATTATTTAGAGACAGGGTCTATAATCTTATTTGGAGTAGGTTTTGCTACTTTACTTATGCATAATAATTTAATAAAAAAAATTATTGGAATGAATATAATGGATACCGCTGTATTCTTATTCTTTATTGCTAAGGGATATATAGCTGGAAGAGAGGCACCCATTATAAGAGGGGCGCACAAGGGAGTTGATGCATATATAAATCCAGTGCCTACAGCATTAATGCTTACAGGAATAGTAGTAGCAGTGAGTATAACGGCCTTTGCGTTGGCTCTTACTATTAGATTATATGAAAAATATGGAACTATAGAATTAAACGAAATAATGAAGATGAGGAGTGATTAA
- a CDS encoding amidase, with amino-acid sequence MKEILDLPIKEIYNAIIEKKISSYQLVKIILDRIQSFNPSLNGLVQINEDILKEAKKADERLNKGEYLGKLHGIPVTIKDSFDTSGIVSTAGTLGRKDYIPDKDAEVVRRLKEQGALILGKTNTPELTLIFETDNIVYGRTNNPYDLERTSGGSSGGEAAMIASGCSILGIGSDTGGSIRLPAHNCGIAGLKPTYGRISRAGHIVSFGGVLDFMTQIGPMAKYIEDLEYLLPILSGYDANDPSTVVNMPIYDSRDVDLSTLRIAYFIDNGILTPSKDTIDVIKEGAMVLKNIVSSVDQDLPSYIEYTDRVYGKIFASDGGKWVRKILDKYNTKEIHQSLKWAFTQNKGISAEELSELLYMKDKIRANMAIFMDSYDVILCPVNAYPAMKHGEASNKENRRAYSYTKTFNLTGNPVVTVRCGTSSDGLPIAIQVVARHFREDIAFAVAKKLEDIFGGWVKPFYY; translated from the coding sequence GTGAAAGAAATATTAGACTTGCCCATTAAAGAGATATATAATGCCATAATAGAGAAAAAAATATCTTCATATCAATTGGTTAAGATTATATTAGATAGAATTCAAAGTTTTAATCCCAGTTTAAATGGTTTAGTACAAATAAATGAAGACATTTTAAAAGAAGCAAAAAAAGCCGATGAAAGATTAAATAAAGGTGAGTATTTGGGTAAATTGCATGGAATTCCAGTCACAATAAAAGATTCTTTTGATACCAGTGGGATAGTATCAACAGCGGGTACATTAGGGAGAAAAGACTATATACCTGATAAAGATGCAGAGGTAGTGAGAAGATTAAAAGAACAAGGGGCATTGATTTTAGGTAAAACTAATACTCCTGAGTTAACTCTTATATTTGAAACGGATAATATTGTATATGGAAGGACTAATAATCCCTATGATTTAGAGAGGACTTCTGGAGGGAGCAGTGGTGGAGAAGCTGCAATGATAGCGTCGGGGTGTTCCATATTAGGGATAGGAAGTGATACAGGAGGAAGCATAAGATTGCCAGCCCATAATTGTGGGATAGCAGGATTAAAGCCTACTTATGGGAGAATTTCTAGGGCGGGGCATATAGTGTCCTTTGGTGGAGTATTAGATTTCATGACCCAAATAGGTCCAATGGCCAAGTATATAGAGGATTTAGAATATTTATTACCTATATTGTCAGGATATGATGCTAATGATCCTTCAACAGTTGTTAATATGCCCATTTATGATAGTAGGGATGTAGATTTAAGCACCCTTAGGATCGCATATTTTATAGATAATGGGATATTGACACCTTCAAAAGACACTATTGATGTTATAAAAGAAGGGGCTATGGTACTAAAGAATATAGTTAGCAGTGTAGATCAGGATTTACCATCTTATATAGAGTATACAGATAGAGTATATGGTAAAATTTTTGCTTCTGATGGAGGAAAATGGGTTAGAAAAATTTTAGATAAATATAATACAAAAGAAATTCATCAATCATTGAAATGGGCATTTACTCAAAATAAAGGGATAAGTGCTGAAGAACTCAGTGAATTATTATATATGAAGGACAAAATTAGAGCCAATATGGCTATATTTATGGATAGTTATGATGTAATACTATGTCCAGTTAATGCATATCCAGCTATGAAGCATGGAGAGGCATCAAATAAGGAAAATAGGAGGGCGTATAGCTATACTAAGACTTTTAATCTTACTGGAAATCCCGTAGTGACAGTCAGATGTGGCACATCATCAGATGGACTTCCCATAGCTATACAGGTAGTTGCACGACATTTTAGAGAAGATATAGCCTTTGCAGTGGCCAAAAAATTAGAAGATATATTTGGTGGATGGGTTAAGCCATTTTATTACTAA
- a CDS encoding TIGR00730 family Rossman fold protein: MTKRLNTLCIFCGSSFGRIPEYREIARELGKYLVSKDIKLVYGGGNVGLMGELARSIMDNGGHAIGVIPKRLYEKVEHVSLSKLHIVDDMHQRKSKMYELSDGFIALPGGIGTIEELTEVFTWHQLGYHNKPVGILNINNYFDNYIKLLSHMVKEKFLKEEHKNIIIHDENPYTLIEKMESFKPVKIEKWIKD, encoded by the coding sequence TTGACAAAAAGACTAAATACTTTATGTATATTTTGTGGATCTAGTTTTGGCAGAATACCTGAATACAGAGAGATAGCAAGGGAGTTAGGAAAATATTTAGTTTCAAAGGATATAAAGCTAGTTTATGGAGGTGGAAATGTTGGTCTAATGGGAGAATTGGCCAGGAGTATAATGGATAATGGAGGACATGCCATAGGGGTGATACCTAAAAGATTGTATGAGAAAGTTGAACATGTATCACTGTCTAAATTACATATAGTAGATGATATGCACCAGAGAAAATCTAAAATGTATGAACTGTCTGATGGCTTCATAGCATTACCTGGAGGGATAGGTACCATAGAAGAACTAACAGAGGTGTTCACTTGGCATCAGTTGGGATATCATAATAAGCCTGTAGGCATACTTAATATAAACAATTATTTTGATAATTACATAAAATTGTTGAGTCATATGGTAAAAGAAAAGTTTTTAAAAGAAGAACATAAAAATATAATTATTCATGATGAAAATCCATATACATTAATAGAAAAAATGGAATCTTTTAAACCAGTAAAAATAGAAAAATGGATTAAAGATTAA
- a CDS encoding Na+/H+ antiporter subunit E, translating into MEIVKRRTMRQIIVLLLFWIILSEKLTLEVIGIGLFIIALIYILNKDNMFSKRKEVYNIYHKMYYLTIYIFTLLKEIVMANFHVAAIVLSPKMKISPTIVKFDTRLKKDFTKTVLANSITLTPGTLTVILQGDTFTIHCLEREYVDSVVNSKFEKILLKIEE; encoded by the coding sequence TTGGAAATTGTTAAAAGAAGAACAATGAGACAAATAATAGTGTTACTTTTATTTTGGATAATTCTTTCTGAAAAGTTAACTTTAGAAGTGATAGGAATAGGACTATTTATTATTGCATTAATTTATATACTTAATAAAGATAATATGTTTTCTAAAAGAAAAGAAGTATACAATATATACCATAAAATGTATTATTTAACTATATATATTTTTACTTTATTAAAGGAAATAGTAATGGCCAATTTTCATGTGGCTGCAATAGTATTGAGTCCAAAGATGAAAATATCTCCTACCATAGTTAAATTTGATACTAGACTGAAGAAAGACTTTACAAAAACTGTTTTAGCAAATTCTATAACATTGACTCCAGGAACATTAACAGTAATTTTACAGGGAGATACTTTTACTATACATTGTTTAGAAAGGGAATACGTTGACAGTGTTGTTAATTCTAAATTTGAGAAGATACTTTTAAAAATAGAGGAGTAA